Genomic DNA from Halorussus rarus:
GTTGGTCACCTCGACCTGCTTCTCCTGGCCGGCGGCCGAGAAGGTCCGCGTGACGTTCATCGCCCGCGTGCCGTTGTGTTCGTACCCCGTCTCTTCGAGCGCGGCGTCGCTCACCGTGGCCTGCGAGGCCGAGAACGAGACCGGCCCCGAGAGGAAGCCGGTGCACCCGCCGAGCACGAGGAGGACGGCGAGCGAGACGCCGGCGACTGCGCTGCGTGTCATGCTACTCGCGGCGTAGACAAGCAGGGGTTATCAATCTCGTGGCTTCGGAGAAAACGGCTCGTCAGGCGCTATCCGTTGGAAATCGAACCGTTTCACTCCAGCCGGAACTCGGCGCCGTCGTCGGTGTCCTGCACCTCGACGCCGAGCGACTGGAGGTCGTCCCGGAGTTCGTCGGCGCGCTCGTAGTTGCCCGCGTCTCGCTCCCGCTCGCGCACGTCGAGGACGAGTTCGACCAGTTCGTCCAGCAGTTCGACGTTGCCCCCGCTACTGCCGGCCAGCGCGAATCCGAGGACGCCCTCGCCGAGTTCCTCGAAGGTCTCGACGGCGTCGCGGAGCGCCCGGTAGTCGTACTCCTCGCGTGCGTCGACGTGCCTGTTGACCGCGCTGACCAGTTCCAGCAGCGCGGTGATGGCCTCGCGGGTGTTGAAGTCGTCGTTCATCGCGTCGGCGAACGACTCCCGGGTTTCGGCCACCGCATTCCGGAGGTCGCCGTCCTCGACCTTCGTCCTGGCGGCCTCGCTGTCGGCGGCGTCGACGGCGGCCTCGTACCCCCGTTCGAGCCGCTCCCAGCGCTCGACCGCCTCGTCTAAGGTCGCCTCGCTGTAGGTCTGGCGGTTGTTGTACGCGGTCGACAGCAGGAACATCCGGACGGCGTTCGTGCCGAACTCCTCGACCGCGTTCCGGACCGTGAAGTAGTTCTGGAGGCTGGAGGACATCTTCTCGCCGCCGGTCTCAAGCAGCCGGACGTGGAGCCAGTAGTCGACGAACTGCTGGCCGGTCGCGGCCTCGCTCTGGGCGATCTCGTTCTCGTGGTGGGGGAAGACGAGGTCCTGCCCGCCGACGTGGAGGTCCAGCGTCTCGCCGAGGTGGGTCATGCTCATCGCCGAGCACTCGATGTGCCACCCGGGCCGGCCCTCGCCCCACGGCGAGTCCCACGTCTCCCCGCCGGCGGGCGCGTCGTCCGGATGCGCTTCGCCGGCCTTCCACAGCGCGAAGTCCGCGGCGTGGCGCTTCTCCGCGCGCTCGTCCTCCTCACCTTGGGCCTCCATCTCCGCGACGTCCTGGTTCGAGAGCTTGCCGTACCCGTCGAACTCGGTCACGTCGAAGTAGACCGACCCGTTCGACTCGTAGGCGTACCCTTTCTCGACGAGGGTCTCCACGAGGTCGATGATCTCCGGGACGTGCTCGCTGACCCGGGGGTAGACCTCCGCGCGCTGGAGGTTGAGCGACCGCATGTCCCGGATGACCTCCGAGACGAAGTGGCGCGCGACCTCGCCCTCGGAGTCGCCGAGGTCGTTCTCGCCGACGCGCGCGACGATCTTCTCGTTGACGTCGGTGAAGTTCTCGACGTGGCGCACGTCGTAGCCGAGGTGCTCGAGCCACCGGTGCATCGCGTCGACGTGGACCCACGACCGGGCGTGCCCGAGGTGGGCGAGGTCCGAGACCGTCAGCCCGCAGTAGTAGAGGAGCACGGAGTCGGGGTCCTGGGGCTCGAACGGTTCCCGCTCACCGGTGAGGGTGTTCGTCACGTGGAGCGTCATTGCCGGCTAGTAGCCCCAGCACCCGTTTCAAAGCGTCGAAAGTCGCACTTGGCGCCGACGTCCGGCCGGCCCGTTCTTTGCCCGCCCGCGGTTCGGCGGGCCTGCCTCACTCGGCCGGCACCGCGTCCAGCGCGTCCTCCACGACCCGGACCGCGTCCGGCCCGTCGCGGCGCTCGACCGCGACCGCCAGGCCGTCGCCCGCGACGCCCGCTGCCCGGACGTCGACGCCGGCCGCGTCCAGACGCCAGAGGACGTGGGCCAGCGCACGCGCGTCCACGTCGCCGGTGGCGACCACGCCAGTCAGCGACCCCGCGTCGGGCGCCAGCGCGGTACCGCCGACGGCGAGGAGCGCGTCCGCCGGCTCCTCGGTTTCGCCGAGGCCGCTCTTCATCGAGACCGCAGCGGTCCGCGATTCGGGGTCCGGGTCGGGAAGCGACTCGGCGAAGCGTCGGAGCGCGGTCGCAATCGACTCGATGTCGCCGTCGACGTCCCCGGAGAGGTACCGGGCGGCGGCGGTGTAGTTGACGACGCCCGCCCGGAGCGCGGCCAGGAGGAACGGCCGGCGCCGGGCCGTGTCGCGGGTGTCCTCGGCGAGTGACATGCGCGGAGCGTGGTCGGGGACCGGTAAAAGCGATGCGAAAGCCGGGACGCGGGAAGAGACGGGAGGCGATCGGGAAGCGGTGAGGACCGCGTCTACCGGACGAGCAGGTAGCCCGCGGCCGCCACGCTCCCGAGAACCACAAGCGCGCCCAGCAGCACCGCCACGCTGCCCGAGAGGGTTGCCGACGCCGCCGCGACCGCGACCGCGAACACCCCGAGCGCCGCCAGGGGTGCGTTCTCGGCCAGCGAGAGGTCGGGCCACTCGACGCCCTCGTCATCGTCGTCGCTCTCGTCGCGGGGCGGGGCCGCGAACGACTCGTCGACGGCTACCGCGTCCTCGCGCTCCTCGGGTTCGACGACCTTCACCGTGACGTAGTCGGTCTCCGCGCCGTGGCCGGTGACGATCTTGAGTTGTCCTTCGACCGGCCGCGGGCCGTCCCCGACCTCGACGCCGATCTGCCTGGTCGAGTCGGCGTCGAGGAAGTGGTTGTTCGCCGGAATCGACGCCACCGACGAGAGCGCGTCGTCGAGGTGGAGGTGGACGTGGACCGGCGCGTCGCCGTTCTGCAGCAGAATGGGAAACGAGTCCGTCGCCTCGAAGGACGCGGGCGTCCTGATGTCGTGCAGGCTTTCCTCGTTGAGGTCGACGGGGAGACTGTCTTGCACGCTACCGTCACGCTCCAACCGAGGGTAGAAAAAACTACGCCTCCGCGTCGCGCATGTCCGGCGGCAGCAAGTTCGGGATGCCGTCCTCGATGGGGTAGGTCTCGCCGCACTCGGTGCAGGTCAGCGTCCCGGACAGCACCTCCTCGTCGTCGGTCTCGGTCGCGTCGAGTTCGAGCTCCTGCTTGTCCAGCGGACAGCAGATGATGTCCATCAGCGACTGCTTCATGGTACTGGCTGCGAGCGGCCGGGCCAAAAACGTGACGGGTTCGGCGGCGACCCCGCGCGAGCCCCGCGGACGCCGCCGAGTCGGGGCGGGCGCTCGGTAGTCCTCGACCCTACTCGAAGGGGTCCTCGACGACGACCGACTCCTCGCGGTCGGGCCCGACGCCGACCGCGTAGATGTCGGCGTCGACCTCCTCGCTGACGTACTCGAGGTAGTCCCGGGCGTTCTCGGGGATGGCGTCGTACCCCTCATCGGCGACGCGGCCCCAGTCGGTGTCCTCCCAGCCGTCGAACGTCCGGTAGTTGGGTTCGCAGGCGGCCCACCGCTCGGTGGTCGCGGGGACGGTGTATACCTCTTCCCCGTCCAGGTCGTAGCTGTGGCCCACCTTCACCTCGTCGAGGCCCGCGAGCACGTCGATGTGGTTCACCGCGATGCCGGTGAAGCCGTTCGCCCGCGCGGCGTGGCGGAGCATCGGTACGTCGAGCCACCCCACGCGCCGGGGGCGGCCGGTGACGGTGCCGTACTCGCCGCCCTCCTCGCGGATGTAAGTCGCCAGCTCCTCGTTGTCGCCCGCACCCTGCTCGTCGTAGCCGGGCGTGTCGCCGACCACGCCGCCGAGTTCGGTCGGCAGCGGGCCGCTTCCCACGCGCGTGAGGTACGCCTTCACGATACCGACGACCTCGCCGCCGCCGACGACGCCGGGACTGAGGCCGGTCCCCGTCGCGGCCCCGCCCGCCGTCGGGTTCGAGGACGTGACGTAGGGGTAGTTGCCGTGGTCGATGTCGATGAGTGTGCCCTGCGCGCCCTCGAACATCACGTTCTGCCCGTCGGCGATGCGGTCGGCGAGGAACTCGCCGGCGTCGACGGTCATCTCCTCCTCGGCGAGTCGCTCGCCGTAGCGGCGGTACTCCCCGTAGAGGCTGGCGATGTCGAACTCCTCGCCGGTCTCGACGCCGAACACCTCCTCGGCGAGTCGCTGCTTCAGGGGCACGACGTACTCGAGCTTCTCGCGGAGCACGTCGGGGTCGAGCAGGTCGCCGACGCGGATGCCGCGCCGGCCCGCCTTGTCCTCGTAAGTGGGGCCGATGCCGCGGCCGGTCGTCCCCACCTCGGAGTCGGTGTCGCTCTTGGCCTCCTCCTCGATGCCGTCGAGCACCCGGTGGTACGGGAAGATGACGTGCGCCCGGCGCGCGACGCGCACGTCGGGGTCGAGCCCGCGGTCGCGCAGGTCGTCCATCTCCTCGAACAGCGTCGCGGGGTTGACGACGCAGCCGTTGCCGAGGACGCCGACCTTGCCGCGGACGGCGCCGCTGGGTACCAGCGAGAGCTTGTACTCGGTGCCGCCCTCGACGACGGTGTGGCCGGCGTTGTCCCCGCCCTGGTAGCGGGCGACCACGTCGGCGGCGTCGCCCCAGAGGTCGACGACGCCGCCTTTCCCCTCGTCGCCGAGCTGCGAACCGACGATGGTTACGGTCATTACGCGGAACGGTTGTCGGGCGCTCGGTAAACCGATTACGGTCTTTCTCCCGATATGATGCACGTACGTGAACACATTCGAGCTGGTAGGGCGGGAGAGCCACCAGTATCGAGTACAACACCGACCGGGATCGCCGGGTCGACCGGGGACCGACAACGCTTTAGTGGTCGCCGCCTGACCTGCTAGCTAGTCGCATTACGCGATGTCTGAACGGGTCGGTCCGCCCGTGCGGACAGCAACTTTTAAAAGTCTCTAAGACAAGTTAACACGTGCCATGATAGATAGACTGGAGAAGGAAGTCGATATGCTGGAGCGCCATCTGCAGGTCCTGAAGATGGTCATCGAGAGCGAACCGATCGGCATCGTCAAGATGTCCAACGAGACCGGCTACCCCCATCACAAGGTCCGGTACTCCCTCCGCGTTCTCGAAGAGGAGAACCTCATCGAGCCGTCGAGCCAGGGGGCCATCACCACCGAGCGCACCCAGGAGTTCGTCGAGGAGCTCGACGGCAAGCTCGACGAGATCGGCGAGAAGCTCGACGAGATGAAGATCAGCGGAACCGCGGAAGCCGAGAGCTAGAGCTCCGGCACGTTCAGATGGAAGCCGCCGCTGCGTGACTCCACGAGACAGAGGTGGTACCCCCGCTTGCGGGAGAGCTTGACGAAGCTCTGTCTCTTCTCGCGGCTCAAGAACCCGCCCGAAGTCGCCGACTCGGCGGTTTCGAGCGCCTCGGGTTCGAAGAAGCTCTCCGTGACCTGGAACGCCCCGGCGAGTTCGTCGTGGGCGTGGCCGACGCCGTCGGCGGCGTCGACCAGCGTCCCCATCATCTCGCCGGTCGTGGGGTCGCGCGACCCGTTGAGGTCCGCGAGCAGCAGCGGGTTGCCCATCCGGTCGCGCATGATGACGTCGAACGACTCCTGTCGCGTGTCGTCGTCGGTAGTTCCCGCGCTCACCGACCCGTGGAGGTCGACGCGGTCGACCTTCGGGATCGACTCGTAGAGGTCCTTCAGCGCGGTCCGGTGACCGGTGTCGCGGACCTCGTAGAGCAGTTCCTCGACGACCCACGAGACGAACCGGTACTCGAACGAGTCGGTCAGGAACGACTCGAACGACTCGCCCGCGACCTCGACGTCGTCGGCCTCGAACTGGGTGTGGTGTTCGAGCCGGAGGTTGGCGTTGACCTCGGCGGCGTCGACCTTGCCCTCGGCCGCCTCGTCGAGCGTCGCCTTCCCCTTCGACTGGTACCGGACGAACAGGTTGGTCCCGTCGAACGCCTGGGCCCGGTCGAGCTGGCGCTTCGCGCCGCCCGACCCGTTCGACCCGGCCGACTCGAGTTTGGCCTCGAGGCGCTCGACCTCCTGGCGCAGGGCGTCGCGCTCGCGCTTGTACTCGTTGCGCTCGGACTCGACGTTCGACAGCCGCTTCTTCAGCTGGCCGACCTGCTGCTCGCGCTGGTCGAGCTGCGATCGGAGCTCCCGGACGCGGGCGCCCGACTCGTCGCCGTCCCCGCCGGCCGCCCCGCCCGACGCGCCCGAGGAACGGTCGCGGCCGGAGCTCGTCTCCCCATCGGACGCCGCGCCCGCCCCGGCCGATCCGGACCCGCCGGAGCCGGCCCGGCGATTCGACGCAACGGTCTGCTCCGCGGACCGGTGGGTCGCGCCGGCGTCGTCGCCGTCGTCGCCCCGCGCGCTCGGAGCGGTGCCGGTCCCCGAGTCCGCGGAACTCCCGCTCGTCGGCTCGGCCGCTGCCGTCGCGCCCAGCGACGGCCCGGTCTCGGACTCCGCCTCCGCTTCGTCGTCCGGCCCCTCGCTGAGGTCCGGGTCCAGCGACGGGATGGTGGTGGCTTCGCGCCACTCCTCCTCCTCGTCGAACGCGCTCCCGGCGTTCTGGTCGTCCTCCTCGTCGCTCCGTTCGGGCCGGGAAACGTCCTGGCTCGGTTCGGACTGCACTGAGGCAGGGTCGTCACCGGCGCCCGCGTCCGCACGGTCGCTCTCGCGCGCAGTCGCGTCGGCGGTCGCCGCTTCGGACTGGACCGACTGTGTGTCGGCGGTCTGCGCGTTCTGTCGGGGCGAACGCTCGCCGGCGTCGCTCCGTCCCGCGCCGACCTCGGCCTCGGTTTCGGCCTCGCCAGACTCGGGACGGGCGGAACCCGATTTCTCGGGTGCTCGACCCGCCCTCGGGCCGGACTCGGCGGGGCTGGTGGGCTCGGAGTCGCGTTCGGCGTCCCGTTCCGGCGTGGGCTCCGGGGCGGAGTCGGTCGCCGCCGCGCCGCCCGCCGGCGACTGGCTCACTGCCGATCCGGTGCCGGCGGTCGACTGCCCGCCTCCGGTCCCCTCGTTCGCCGATGCGGCGTCGGTCCCCGAGGAGTCGGGGGTCGGCGACCCGCCGCCGGACGTGCCGCCCGAACCCCCGGCCCCGGTCGACGCGCCCCCGCCGCCCGACTGCGCCGATCCGCTGGTAGCCTCGCCCGTTCCGCCGGAGACGCCGCCCGCATCGTCCGATGACGCCGATGCTCCCGCGCTCGCGCTTGCCCCCGCTGACGAGTCCTCCGGTTCGTCGGGTTCCGGGACGTCGGTGACTTCGATGTCGACGTCAGTGACCTCGTAGATGCCCACCTCGTCGTCGGCGCGCTCGAACGCCTCGTCGCCGGTCACGACCTGCTCGCTCGCGCCGACGAACGCGACGCTCATCGAGCGCCCGCCGTAGTACGCCACGTAGTAGTCACCGCTCAGGACGTTCTCGCTGAGTTCGATGAACCCCGTGAACTTCCCGCTCGTGAGCGTGGAGTCGACCTCCGACAGCGGCGTCTTGTTCGTGTAGTACTTTGCCTGTGTCTCGCCGCCGCGCTCCTGCATGCTGAACAGGAGCGGCAGCGACGGGTGTGGCGCGGCGTAGGCGGTGCCCTCGGCGTCCTCGAAGTCGTCGAGGCTCCCCTCGTAGACCCCGATTATTCGCCCGTTGAGCATGAACAGCCACGCGCCACCGGTCTTCACTGCCCCCGAGAACTCCCCGTCGGAGAGTTCGCGCAGGCCAGCGAACCCGTCCCGGAACGAACGGGATTGCCAACTTTCGACCTGCTCGACCGTGCGCGTTTCCATATTACGAGGAAGCCACAAGCCTCTCAAATATCTTGCGGCCCAAACTTTTGCTGCGGTCGCGCCCCGAGAGGCGTTCCCTTGCAAAACTTTGATGAAAAACCGGCGTCACCCCCTCGTTCGGTCCTCGCTTCGCTCGGTCCTCACTCGAGGGTTCCTTGGTCCGCTCGCTCGGGCTTCGCCCTCGCT
This window encodes:
- the cysS gene encoding cysteine--tRNA ligase, translated to MTLHVTNTLTGEREPFEPQDPDSVLLYYCGLTVSDLAHLGHARSWVHVDAMHRWLEHLGYDVRHVENFTDVNEKIVARVGENDLGDSEGEVARHFVSEVIRDMRSLNLQRAEVYPRVSEHVPEIIDLVETLVEKGYAYESNGSVYFDVTEFDGYGKLSNQDVAEMEAQGEEDERAEKRHAADFALWKAGEAHPDDAPAGGETWDSPWGEGRPGWHIECSAMSMTHLGETLDLHVGGQDLVFPHHENEIAQSEAATGQQFVDYWLHVRLLETGGEKMSSSLQNYFTVRNAVEEFGTNAVRMFLLSTAYNNRQTYSEATLDEAVERWERLERGYEAAVDAADSEAARTKVEDGDLRNAVAETRESFADAMNDDFNTREAITALLELVSAVNRHVDAREEYDYRALRDAVETFEELGEGVLGFALAGSSGGNVELLDELVELVLDVRERERDAGNYERADELRDDLQSLGVEVQDTDDGAEFRLE
- a CDS encoding DUF7523 family protein — its product is MSLAEDTRDTARRRPFLLAALRAGVVNYTAAARYLSGDVDGDIESIATALRRFAESLPDPDPESRTAAVSMKSGLGETEEPADALLAVGGTALAPDAGSLTGVVATGDVDARALAHVLWRLDAAGVDVRAAGVAGDGLAVAVERRDGPDAVRVVEDALDAVPAE
- a CDS encoding DUF7524 family protein; amino-acid sequence: MQDSLPVDLNEESLHDIRTPASFEATDSFPILLQNGDAPVHVHLHLDDALSSVASIPANNHFLDADSTRQIGVEVGDGPRPVEGQLKIVTGHGAETDYVTVKVVEPEEREDAVAVDESFAAPPRDESDDDDEGVEWPDLSLAENAPLAALGVFAVAVAAASATLSGSVAVLLGALVVLGSVAAAGYLLVR
- a CDS encoding methytransferase partner Trm112 — translated: MKQSLMDIICCPLDKQELELDATETDDEEVLSGTLTCTECGETYPIEDGIPNLLPPDMRDAEA
- a CDS encoding adenylosuccinate synthase; this encodes MTVTIVGSQLGDEGKGGVVDLWGDAADVVARYQGGDNAGHTVVEGGTEYKLSLVPSGAVRGKVGVLGNGCVVNPATLFEEMDDLRDRGLDPDVRVARRAHVIFPYHRVLDGIEEEAKSDTDSEVGTTGRGIGPTYEDKAGRRGIRVGDLLDPDVLREKLEYVVPLKQRLAEEVFGVETGEEFDIASLYGEYRRYGERLAEEEMTVDAGEFLADRIADGQNVMFEGAQGTLIDIDHGNYPYVTSSNPTAGGAATGTGLSPGVVGGGEVVGIVKAYLTRVGSGPLPTELGGVVGDTPGYDEQGAGDNEELATYIREEGGEYGTVTGRPRRVGWLDVPMLRHAARANGFTGIAVNHIDVLAGLDEVKVGHSYDLDGEEVYTVPATTERWAACEPNYRTFDGWEDTDWGRVADEGYDAIPENARDYLEYVSEEVDADIYAVGVGPDREESVVVEDPFE
- a CDS encoding DUF7527 domain-containing protein translates to METRTVEQVESWQSRSFRDGFAGLRELSDGEFSGAVKTGGAWLFMLNGRIIGVYEGSLDDFEDAEGTAYAAPHPSLPLLFSMQERGGETQAKYYTNKTPLSEVDSTLTSGKFTGFIELSENVLSGDYYVAYYGGRSMSVAFVGASEQVVTGDEAFERADDEVGIYEVTDVDIEVTDVPEPDEPEDSSAGASASAGASASSDDAGGVSGGTGEATSGSAQSGGGGASTGAGGSGGTSGGGSPTPDSSGTDAASANEGTGGGQSTAGTGSAVSQSPAGGAAATDSAPEPTPERDAERDSEPTSPAESGPRAGRAPEKSGSARPESGEAETEAEVGAGRSDAGERSPRQNAQTADTQSVQSEAATADATARESDRADAGAGDDPASVQSEPSQDVSRPERSDEEDDQNAGSAFDEEEEWREATTIPSLDPDLSEGPDDEAEAESETGPSLGATAAAEPTSGSSADSGTGTAPSARGDDGDDAGATHRSAEQTVASNRRAGSGGSGSAGAGAASDGETSSGRDRSSGASGGAAGGDGDESGARVRELRSQLDQREQQVGQLKKRLSNVESERNEYKRERDALRQEVERLEAKLESAGSNGSGGAKRQLDRAQAFDGTNLFVRYQSKGKATLDEAAEGKVDAAEVNANLRLEHHTQFEADDVEVAGESFESFLTDSFEYRFVSWVVEELLYEVRDTGHRTALKDLYESIPKVDRVDLHGSVSAGTTDDDTRQESFDVIMRDRMGNPLLLADLNGSRDPTTGEMMGTLVDAADGVGHAHDELAGAFQVTESFFEPEALETAESATSGGFLSREKRQSFVKLSRKRGYHLCLVESRSGGFHLNVPEL